The Candidatus Binatia bacterium genome includes a region encoding these proteins:
- a CDS encoding medium chain dehydrogenase/reductase family protein, whose product MRQVWITKVGPPEVLKVRETTDPNPGPGQVRIRVAASGINFADVSARLGFYPDAPKVPCVVGYEVAGTIDAIGPGVASARVGEEVLALTRFGGYSDVVVVPEKQAVRRPPGLDAQTAAAIPVNYLTAYQMIFEMGRVRPGDRVLIHQAAGGVGLAAIDLCNVIGGVETYGTASASKHDFVRERGLTHAIDYRTQDYELEVARLSGGRGVDLILDPIGGDSWRKGLRLLAPTGRLVCFGMSSAATGKERSLLGGIRALASVPWLQINPVSLMNGNKGVLGVNLGRMWDQVDRLSSWLDTILRWWAEGKVRPHVDRAFSFAEAPAAHAYIQERRNIGKVVLVP is encoded by the coding sequence ATGCGACAGGTATGGATCACCAAGGTCGGTCCTCCCGAGGTGCTCAAGGTGCGGGAGACCACCGATCCCAACCCTGGCCCCGGACAGGTCCGCATCCGCGTCGCCGCGAGCGGCATCAACTTCGCCGACGTCTCGGCGCGGCTCGGCTTCTACCCCGACGCGCCGAAGGTCCCGTGCGTCGTCGGCTACGAGGTCGCGGGCACGATCGACGCGATCGGCCCCGGCGTCGCGAGCGCACGCGTCGGCGAGGAGGTGCTCGCCCTCACCCGCTTCGGCGGCTACTCGGACGTCGTCGTCGTGCCCGAGAAGCAGGCGGTGCGCCGTCCGCCCGGGCTCGACGCGCAGACCGCGGCCGCGATCCCGGTCAACTACCTCACGGCCTACCAGATGATCTTCGAGATGGGCCGCGTGCGTCCGGGCGATCGCGTGCTGATCCACCAGGCCGCCGGCGGCGTGGGGCTCGCCGCGATCGACCTGTGCAACGTGATCGGCGGCGTCGAGACCTACGGCACGGCGTCGGCGAGCAAGCACGACTTCGTGCGCGAGCGCGGGCTCACGCACGCGATCGACTACCGCACGCAGGACTACGAGCTCGAGGTCGCGCGCCTCTCCGGCGGACGCGGCGTCGACCTGATCCTCGACCCGATCGGCGGCGACTCGTGGCGCAAGGGCCTGCGCCTGCTCGCGCCGACGGGACGCCTCGTCTGCTTCGGCATGTCGTCGGCGGCGACCGGCAAGGAGCGCTCGCTGCTCGGCGGGATCCGCGCGCTCGCGTCGGTGCCGTGGCTGCAGATCAATCCCGTGTCGCTGATGAACGGCAACAAGGGCGTGCTCGGCGTCAACCTCGGGCGGATGTGGGACCAGGTCGACCGCCTGTCGAGCTGGCTCGACACGATCCTGCGCTGGTGGGCCGAGGGCAAGGTGCGGCCGCACGTCGACCGCGCGTTCTCGTTCGCCGAGGCGCCGGCGGCGCACGCGTACATCCAGGAGCGCCGCAACATCGGCAAGGTCGTGCTGGTGCCCTGA